From one Thalassobaculum sp. OXR-137 genomic stretch:
- a CDS encoding type IV secretory system conjugative DNA transfer family protein, with product MGYFSAIWRAVRLVFIELPFWTIVGVGLYLVFYYLFLAGVLSWAIWASFLSATVLLLMVVGIRFFARHNAYGSAEFAGRSDVRRAGLRSSGLIIGKSGWRFIRHAKPGHLLTFAPTRSGKGVGAVIPNLLDHPGSVVVTDIKGENHAVTRAYRETLGRVIAFAPFDPTLGGDGYNPLDFIRTFTPNEVDDARMIAEMLVAPDGKEANHWEREARTLLTGLLLHVALERKPHERNLHRVRALLMRDRSGFEAVIEAMAGSPHIVIGTIGSGFSQKEDKERGAVISTAQSRLEPFDSPLLQAATNHSSFKMEDLKRETLSLFIIIPPEYVAVYQPVLRLMVGLATAAMTREAMRPKHPVLFLLDELPALGHMRPIEDGIGYLAGYGATLWLFVQDLDQLQKTYVKWRSMIANCAVRQAFNVQDTQTAELLSGMLGQRTVRTRSGSRSGRFPWLWMATNFNETVAETGRPLMSPAEIMLLPEHQMLVFVQGCKPILAEKVRYFADRYFRKRFDATVSNNDESADQGVSVAVPQIQ from the coding sequence ATGGGTTATTTTTCAGCCATATGGCGCGCTGTGCGCCTTGTTTTCATTGAACTGCCTTTCTGGACCATAGTCGGTGTTGGCCTATACTTGGTTTTCTACTATCTATTTTTGGCAGGTGTATTGAGTTGGGCCATCTGGGCATCGTTCCTTTCTGCCACCGTACTGCTCTTGATGGTCGTCGGCATTCGGTTCTTCGCAAGGCACAACGCCTACGGCTCCGCTGAGTTTGCCGGTCGCTCGGATGTAAGGCGCGCGGGCTTGCGCAGCTCCGGCCTCATCATTGGCAAGTCCGGCTGGCGCTTCATTCGCCACGCAAAGCCAGGTCACCTGCTCACCTTCGCCCCGACACGCTCGGGTAAGGGCGTCGGCGCCGTCATCCCAAACCTGCTAGATCACCCCGGTTCTGTGGTTGTGACTGATATCAAAGGCGAGAACCATGCCGTCACACGGGCCTACCGCGAGACGCTTGGAAGGGTCATCGCCTTCGCACCCTTCGACCCCACCCTCGGCGGTGACGGCTATAACCCGCTCGACTTCATTCGAACCTTCACGCCCAACGAGGTGGACGACGCCCGCATGATCGCGGAGATGCTGGTTGCCCCCGATGGCAAGGAAGCCAATCACTGGGAGCGGGAAGCCCGCACATTGCTGACCGGCCTGCTCCTGCATGTGGCACTTGAGCGCAAACCCCACGAGCGGAACCTCCACCGCGTCCGCGCGCTACTGATGCGGGATCGATCCGGTTTCGAGGCGGTGATCGAGGCGATGGCGGGTTCACCGCATATCGTGATTGGCACCATCGGGAGCGGCTTTTCCCAGAAAGAGGACAAGGAACGTGGTGCTGTCATCTCGACAGCACAAAGCCGCCTTGAGCCGTTCGATAGCCCGCTACTTCAGGCGGCAACGAACCACTCGTCGTTCAAGATGGAAGATCTGAAGCGGGAGACGCTATCGCTGTTCATCATCATCCCGCCGGAATATGTCGCCGTCTACCAGCCGGTCCTGCGCCTCATGGTGGGACTTGCCACTGCCGCCATGACACGGGAAGCAATGCGACCGAAACATCCGGTGCTGTTCCTGCTCGATGAGTTGCCCGCCCTCGGGCACATGCGCCCCATTGAAGACGGCATAGGCTATCTCGCCGGTTACGGCGCGACCCTCTGGCTGTTCGTCCAGGACCTCGACCAGTTGCAGAAGACCTATGTCAAATGGCGCTCGATGATCGCCAACTGTGCGGTCCGGCAGGCGTTTAACGTGCAGGACACGCAAACCGCGGAATTGCTCTCGGGCATGCTGGGGCAACGCACCGTGCGCACCCGAAGCGGCAGTCGATCAGGGCGGTTCCCATGGCTCTGGATGGCAACGAACTTCAACGAGACCGTGGCTGAAACGGGACGCCCGCTGATGTCGCCCGCCGAAATCATGCTCCTGCCTGAACACCAGATGCTGGTCTTCGTGCAGGGCTGCAAGCCGATCCTGGCCGAGAAGGTCAGGTACTTTGCAGATCGATATTTCCGCAAGCGCTTCGACGCGACCGTTTCCAACAATGACGAAAGCGCTGATCAAGGTGTCAGCGTCGCCGTCCCCCAAATTCAATGA
- a CDS encoding relaxase/mobilization nuclease domain-containing protein yields the protein MRFKVPRRQPESFRASALYLAGEIKGLSPDRVEFVEVRNLFTDNARAASSVMEATAAKSVRCKQPAYHFMITFDPKDAAAGKVTPELKRKVAQQVIERMGLTEHQLMVYSHQDTEHPHMHFLVNRIHPQKHVAYDRHQDGRRLTGIVHELAREHGLNILRNREYERQLGRDVDDLAPALSDGEYWKARREEREALIPLGKVATADLRRRLKDDFYQSRTWAELNHRLTRKGITMERKGQGLILSDGERFAKLSDMGKGVRFNTLEERFGERFDDFMANRAAEIARDDREGQQVLDTSDLEPEERRTVEGMLAGDIDTSPEGDAVRRADQADMDYRYWIQIEAAYRSRTGRVRYAEQQEVWHAKQAERQAGWITKREASFLEGLGKVYKDANKARARWDDLEKKLGIKEAEDAIRKDPFLLGAIKGVRIGDYRTRDRAEAKKSFRYIMQRRQKLRDARLKHGQAHHEIEQARRRTAAAVRDLEIIQNIAGSPAQLRKRMAAKVAARARALERLSEKALKRANLADDRKEQLERAWRMHKKGKLERERTRERGRPFGLDLDLFDE from the coding sequence ATGCGCTTTAAGGTTCCACGCCGACAGCCGGAGAGCTTCCGGGCATCCGCCCTTTACCTCGCAGGCGAGATCAAGGGGCTCAGCCCCGACCGTGTGGAATTTGTCGAGGTGCGCAATCTCTTCACCGACAACGCCCGTGCCGCGTCTTCCGTGATGGAGGCGACTGCCGCCAAATCCGTCCGCTGCAAACAGCCCGCCTATCACTTCATGATCACCTTCGATCCGAAGGACGCGGCGGCGGGGAAGGTGACGCCGGAGCTGAAGCGCAAGGTGGCCCAGCAGGTCATCGAGCGCATGGGCCTGACCGAGCACCAGCTCATGGTCTATTCCCATCAGGACACCGAGCATCCGCACATGCATTTTCTGGTGAACCGTATCCATCCGCAAAAGCACGTCGCCTATGACCGCCATCAGGACGGCAGGCGGCTGACCGGGATAGTGCACGAACTCGCCCGCGAGCATGGGCTCAATATTCTGCGCAATCGGGAATACGAGCGCCAGCTTGGCCGAGACGTCGATGACCTCGCGCCCGCGCTCAGCGATGGGGAATATTGGAAGGCGCGGCGGGAAGAGCGGGAAGCGCTCATCCCCCTTGGCAAGGTTGCCACCGCCGACCTGCGCCGCCGTTTGAAGGACGATTTTTACCAGTCCCGGACCTGGGCCGAATTGAACCATCGCCTGACCCGGAAGGGCATCACCATGGAGCGCAAGGGGCAGGGCCTGATCCTGTCCGACGGCGAGCGGTTCGCCAAGCTCTCCGACATGGGCAAGGGGGTACGGTTCAACACGCTGGAGGAACGCTTCGGGGAGCGCTTCGACGACTTCATGGCAAACCGTGCGGCCGAGATCGCCCGCGACGACCGGGAGGGACAGCAGGTTCTTGATACCAGTGACCTGGAGCCGGAAGAGCGCCGCACCGTCGAAGGCATGCTTGCCGGTGATATTGACACGTCGCCGGAAGGTGATGCCGTTCGCCGTGCCGACCAGGCCGACATGGATTATCGCTACTGGATACAGATCGAGGCCGCCTATCGCAGCCGCACGGGCCGGGTCCGTTATGCCGAGCAGCAGGAAGTCTGGCACGCCAAACAGGCGGAACGGCAGGCAGGCTGGATCACGAAACGGGAGGCGAGTTTCCTCGAAGGGCTGGGCAAAGTCTACAAGGACGCGAATAAGGCCCGCGCACGTTGGGATGATCTGGAGAAAAAATTGGGCATCAAGGAAGCCGAAGACGCAATCCGCAAAGACCCCTTCCTGTTGGGAGCGATCAAGGGGGTGAGGATTGGCGATTACCGCACCCGGGACCGGGCGGAGGCGAAAAAGTCGTTCCGCTACATCATGCAGCGCCGCCAGAAGCTGCGGGATGCGCGCCTGAAACATGGGCAGGCCCATCATGAGATCGAACAGGCCCGCCGCCGAACAGCGGCTGCCGTGCGGGATCTGGAGATCATCCAGAATATCGCAGGCAGCCCCGCCCAGCTCCGCAAGCGCATGGCTGCCAAGGTCGCAGCCCGTGCCCGCGCACTGGAGCGACTGAGCGAGAAGGCGCTCAAGCGCGCCAATCTGGCTGATGACCGAAAGGAACAGCTGGAGCGGGCGTGGCGCATGCACAAGAAGGGGAAGTTGGAGCGCGAACGCACGAGAGAAAGAGGCCGGCCTTTCGGGCTCGACCTCGATCTGTTCGATGAGTGA
- a CDS encoding plasmid mobilization protein: MAGRRPKAPEERRTKVCYIRLTEAEWRKIQSDAIDVGLPFATYVRSRALGIKPRVKPQRDKVMDALLYELTSMATNLGQLVEATGDETYGPWANYVGGELVNRVTDRFDLAPLIEREIEAINGIGHAINAMARRANMGKEIDPADRDETLTIMRRVLDPLHKAVAKKPVQIDEDPDTDASPDEGGGDAL; the protein is encoded by the coding sequence ATGGCCGGACGGCGTCCCAAGGCTCCTGAAGAGCGTCGCACCAAGGTCTGTTATATCCGCCTGACCGAGGCCGAGTGGCGGAAGATTCAGAGCGACGCCATCGATGTCGGGCTGCCCTTCGCCACCTATGTCCGCAGCCGTGCGCTCGGTATCAAACCACGGGTCAAGCCACAGCGCGACAAGGTCATGGACGCGCTGCTTTACGAGCTGACGTCCATGGCGACGAACCTCGGTCAGCTGGTCGAGGCGACCGGCGACGAGACCTATGGCCCCTGGGCAAATTATGTCGGCGGCGAGCTGGTCAACCGTGTCACCGACCGCTTCGATCTGGCTCCGCTGATCGAGCGGGAGATCGAGGCCATCAACGGCATCGGGCATGCGATCAACGCCATGGCGCGGCGGGCAAACATGGGCAAGGAGATCGACCCAGCCGACCGGGACGAGACACTGACCATCATGCGCCGGGTGCTCGATCCGCTCCACAAAGCCGTCGCCAAAAAGCCCGTCCAGATCGACGAGGACCCCGACACCGATGCGTCCCCCGATGAGGGGGGCGGGGATGCGCTTTAA